Proteins from a genomic interval of Niabella soli DSM 19437:
- the atpD gene encoding F0F1 ATP synthase subunit beta: MANAGKVKQVIGAVIDVQFDGTLPEIYNALELTKENGETLVLEVQQHLGEDSVRTIAMDGTEGLVRGTEVRDTGKAITMPVGEGIKGRLFNVTGDAIDGLPAVSKANGRPIHAMPPAFENLSTATEVLFTGIKVIDLIEPYAKGGKIGLFGGAGVGKTVLIQELINNIAKGHGGLSVFAGVGERTREGNDLMREMIEAGIMKYGDAFKHSMEEGGWDLSKVNQEELAESKATFVFGQMNEPPGARARVALSGLTIAEYFRDGDGEGKGKDILFFVDNIFRFTQAGSEVSALLGRMPSAVGYQPTLATEMGLMQERITSTKSGSITSVQAVYVPADDLTDPAPATTFAHLDATTVLSRKIADLGIYPAVDPLDSTSRILMPQVVGDAHYECANKVKRILQRYKELQDIIAILGMDELSDEDKMTVSRARKVQRFLSQPFHVAEAFTGLKGVLVPIDETIRGFNMIMDGEVDEYPEAAFNLVGNIDDAIEKGKKLLAQN, translated from the coding sequence ATGGCAAACGCAGGTAAAGTAAAACAGGTAATTGGTGCGGTTATCGACGTACAGTTTGATGGCACGCTTCCTGAAATTTATAACGCATTGGAACTCACCAAAGAAAATGGTGAAACACTGGTGTTGGAAGTGCAGCAGCATCTGGGCGAGGACAGTGTTCGTACCATTGCGATGGACGGTACCGAAGGGCTGGTGCGGGGCACCGAAGTACGCGATACCGGGAAAGCAATTACTATGCCCGTTGGCGAGGGGATCAAGGGCCGTCTGTTTAATGTAACAGGGGACGCCATCGATGGTCTGCCTGCTGTTTCCAAAGCAAATGGCCGTCCGATACACGCGATGCCGCCGGCTTTTGAAAACCTGAGCACGGCTACCGAGGTTTTATTTACCGGGATTAAGGTTATTGACCTGATCGAACCCTATGCAAAGGGTGGTAAGATCGGATTGTTTGGGGGGGCCGGTGTGGGTAAAACCGTACTGATCCAGGAGCTGATCAACAATATTGCGAAAGGCCACGGTGGATTATCCGTATTTGCAGGAGTGGGCGAGCGTACCCGTGAGGGAAATGACCTGATGCGTGAGATGATCGAGGCGGGCATTATGAAATATGGCGATGCCTTTAAACACAGCATGGAAGAAGGTGGCTGGGACCTGAGCAAGGTGAACCAGGAAGAACTGGCTGAGTCCAAAGCTACTTTCGTATTCGGACAAATGAACGAACCTCCCGGCGCCCGTGCGCGCGTGGCTTTGAGCGGGTTGACCATTGCTGAATATTTCCGTGACGGAGATGGTGAAGGCAAAGGAAAGGATATCCTTTTCTTCGTGGACAATATCTTCCGTTTTACCCAGGCGGGTTCTGAGGTATCGGCCCTGCTGGGGCGTATGCCTTCTGCCGTGGGTTACCAGCCTACACTGGCTACTGAAATGGGACTGATGCAGGAGCGGATCACCTCTACAAAAAGCGGGTCTATTACTTCTGTACAGGCGGTTTACGTACCTGCGGATGACTTAACCGATCCGGCGCCGGCAACAACTTTTGCCCACCTGGATGCCACTACCGTATTAAGCCGTAAGATTGCCGACCTGGGTATTTACCCTGCGGTGGATCCTCTGGATTCTACTTCCCGTATTTTGATGCCTCAGGTAGTGGGCGATGCGCATTACGAATGTGCCAACAAGGTTAAAAGAATTTTACAGCGCTATAAAGAATTGCAGGATATCATCGCCATCCTGGGTATGGATGAATTAAGCGATGAGGATAAAATGACCGTATCCCGTGCCCGTAAGGTACAGCGTTTCCTGTCGCAGCCCTTCCACGTGGCAGAAGCCTTTACCGGTTTGAAAGGGGTATTGGTGCCCATCGACGAAACCATCCGCGGCTTTAACATGATCATGGACGGGGAAGTAGATGAATATCCTGAAGCTGCCTTCAACCTGGTTGGAAATATTGACGACGCGATCGAGAAAGGGAAGAAATTATTGGCGCAGAACTAA
- a CDS encoding L,D-transpeptidase family protein has protein sequence MVVQRALIAIFIISLFTIVSCKHEEKKVREKVIRVEKPVTKVDITIDTANAFNQLFIDSSLVNKFLSSGDLSDTLINRIKSFYNSRNYQYAWFSPEGLPEHTVSFWNMLKNYLNYSKDSTVYNKALAAKMESIINADSLRIRNDSTYQRLELSLTKYFYLFADHAYAYDPGFDMKTLEWYIPKKKLTLEGMLDSAIAGKGQFSEAYAPTNPQYKKLRQQLQKYKAIKDAGGWPKVNSPVEVMKRGFKDPSVKTLKKRLKIEGFLEGEDSTFTNTYDSALADAVNAIKKVYGYKEDGTAGKTFLKDVNVSIDERIQQILINMERMRWIPTETRDSGRAIMVNIPEYKMHVYENGRPAWDMNVVVGKESNNTTVFTGVLKTVVFSPYWNVPTSIVKKEMHGHPSTGYLEKNHMEIVNGQVRQKPGPWNSLGLVKFLFPNSYNIYFHDSPAKSLFNKDKRSFSHGCIRLQEPSKFAAYVLDDSAHWDAYKIDSAMHSYKEKYVRVKHPIPVLITYFTSWVDDEDALNFREDIYGHDAIIAKKMFLNSVGTTYSRQKAIRDSLQQVKDSIKAKELELKQKRKADSLRRVARGIR, from the coding sequence ATGGTTGTTCAACGCGCGCTGATCGCAATTTTTATTATATCCCTTTTTACGATTGTTTCCTGTAAACACGAAGAAAAAAAAGTAAGAGAGAAAGTGATCCGGGTGGAAAAACCGGTCACCAAGGTGGATATCACCATTGATACCGCCAATGCCTTTAATCAACTATTTATAGATAGTTCACTGGTAAACAAATTTTTATCATCCGGAGACCTGAGCGACACTCTTATCAACCGGATTAAAAGTTTCTACAACAGCCGCAACTACCAATATGCGTGGTTTTCCCCTGAGGGATTGCCGGAACACACGGTTTCCTTCTGGAACATGCTTAAGAATTACCTCAATTATTCAAAAGACTCCACCGTCTATAATAAGGCGCTGGCTGCCAAAATGGAATCAATCATTAACGCCGATAGCTTACGGATCCGGAACGACTCCACTTACCAGCGCCTGGAACTTTCACTCACCAAATATTTTTATTTGTTTGCCGATCACGCCTATGCCTATGATCCCGGTTTCGACATGAAAACGCTGGAATGGTATATTCCCAAGAAGAAATTAACGCTCGAAGGCATGCTCGATTCCGCTATTGCGGGAAAAGGACAGTTTTCCGAAGCTTACGCCCCTACCAATCCGCAGTATAAAAAACTGCGCCAGCAACTGCAAAAATACAAGGCCATAAAAGACGCCGGGGGCTGGCCAAAAGTGAATAGCCCGGTAGAAGTTATGAAGCGCGGGTTTAAGGACCCTTCCGTTAAGACGCTAAAAAAACGCCTGAAAATAGAAGGATTCCTGGAAGGAGAAGACAGCACATTTACTAATACTTATGATTCTGCGCTTGCAGATGCGGTAAACGCCATTAAAAAAGTTTACGGTTATAAGGAAGACGGCACCGCAGGAAAAACATTTTTAAAAGATGTGAACGTTTCCATTGACGAGCGGATACAACAGATCCTTATCAATATGGAGCGCATGCGCTGGATACCTACGGAAACCAGGGATTCCGGTCGCGCCATTATGGTAAACATACCCGAGTATAAAATGCATGTTTATGAAAACGGGCGACCGGCCTGGGATATGAATGTAGTGGTGGGCAAAGAAAGCAATAACACTACCGTGTTTACCGGTGTTTTAAAGACGGTGGTATTCAGCCCGTACTGGAATGTTCCTACCAGCATCGTAAAAAAAGAGATGCACGGGCACCCCAGCACCGGCTATCTTGAAAAAAACCATATGGAAATTGTGAATGGCCAGGTTCGACAGAAACCCGGCCCCTGGAACTCTCTGGGGTTGGTGAAGTTCCTGTTCCCGAACAGTTATAATATCTATTTTCATGATTCGCCGGCAAAAAGCCTGTTCAATAAGGACAAACGCAGTTTCAGCCACGGATGCATCCGCTTGCAGGAGCCGTCAAAATTTGCTGCTTATGTGCTGGACGATTCCGCCCATTGGGATGCATACAAAATAGATTCCGCCATGCACAGCTATAAAGAAAAATATGTGCGCGTAAAGCACCCCATACCGGTGCTGATCACTTATTTCACTTCCTGGGTAGATGATGAGGACGCATTGAACTTCAGGGAGGATATTTACGGGCACGATGCGATAATAGCCAAGAAGATGTTCCTCAACAGCGTGGGCACCACCTACTCCCGCCAAAAGGCCATCAGGGATAGTTTACAGCAGGTAAAGGATTCCATCAAGGCTAAGGAACTGGAATTAAAACAGAAAAGAAAAGCCGATAGTTTGCGGCGGGTGGCCCGAGGGATACGCTGA
- a CDS encoding metal-dependent hydrolase produces the protein MKFTFYGQSCFLIELNGKKFLFDPFITGNELAKNIDVNGIVADYILVSHGHGDHAGDLVSIAKRTGALVISNFEIITWLQLQGVTNVHPMNFGSYDFDFGTLTLMQAQHSSSFMDGSYAGAAGGFILNAPKGCFYYSGDTSLMLDMQLVPHYAKPDVAILPIGGNFTMNARDAVKASDFIQCDHIIGVHFDTFGYIRIDHEKARKLFEDAGKQLLIPDIGATYDL, from the coding sequence ATGAAATTTACTTTTTACGGACAATCCTGTTTTTTGATCGAATTAAATGGTAAGAAATTCTTATTTGATCCGTTCATTACGGGAAATGAACTGGCAAAAAACATAGACGTCAACGGCATTGTTGCAGATTACATCCTGGTAAGCCACGGCCATGGCGATCATGCAGGCGACCTGGTTTCCATCGCGAAGAGAACCGGCGCCCTGGTTATCAGCAATTTTGAGATCATTACCTGGCTGCAACTACAGGGTGTTACCAACGTGCACCCGATGAACTTTGGCTCCTACGATTTTGACTTTGGCACGCTTACCCTAATGCAGGCACAGCACAGCAGCAGCTTTATGGACGGCAGTTATGCGGGCGCCGCAGGCGGATTTATCCTTAATGCTCCCAAAGGCTGCTTTTATTACAGCGGCGATACCAGTTTAATGCTGGACATGCAATTAGTTCCCCACTATGCAAAACCAGATGTGGCCATTCTTCCCATCGGAGGCAATTTTACCATGAATGCCCGGGACGCGGTAAAAGCCAGCGATTTCATCCAATGCGATCACATTATAGGCGTTCATTTCGACACCTTTGGCTATATCAGGATCGATCATGAAAAAGCCCGGAAACTATTTGAAGACGCAGGAAAGCAACTATTAATTCCTGATATAGGGGCCACTTACGATCTGTAA
- a CDS encoding efflux RND transporter periplasmic adaptor subunit, producing the protein MKGIRIVIFASALFASCTSGKNKDNKKDDAPKPYQVLTLAPRPATTYHDYPATIQGQQVVEIRPMVDGYLEKIYVPEGAAVKKGQLLFQISNPQYEQQVITAKAAIKSAEADVSAAQMNVEKTKPLVQQDIISKYELESAQYTLKAKEAALAQAKATLANALTNIGYTTIRSPQSGIIGLIPYKIGALVSSTTSNPLTTLSNNSNIYAYFSLNEKQLLGFTSRHAGNTMQEKLMSLPPVNLVLADGTLYSETGKIETASGSITTATGTITFKGTFPNPGGVIQNGASATVRIPRSETAALLIPQSATFELQDKRLVYRLTSDNKVISTAITSTATPDGRFLIIQNGLNKGDRIVLNGFNLKDGTVVIPRPVNTDSLYNLKDTLQNNL; encoded by the coding sequence ATGAAAGGTATTCGTATCGTCATTTTCGCCAGTGCACTATTCGCCTCCTGCACCTCAGGTAAAAATAAAGACAACAAAAAAGATGATGCACCCAAGCCTTACCAGGTGCTGACCCTGGCGCCCCGGCCGGCCACTACCTATCACGATTATCCCGCTACCATACAGGGGCAACAGGTGGTGGAGATCCGCCCGATGGTAGATGGTTATTTAGAAAAAATTTATGTGCCGGAGGGGGCAGCCGTAAAAAAAGGACAATTACTCTTTCAGATCAGCAATCCCCAATATGAACAACAGGTGATTACAGCTAAAGCCGCTATCAAAAGTGCCGAAGCCGATGTAAGCGCCGCACAAATGAACGTGGAGAAAACAAAACCGCTGGTACAGCAGGATATTATCAGCAAGTACGAATTAGAATCGGCACAATACACTTTAAAAGCAAAAGAGGCGGCCTTAGCCCAGGCAAAAGCAACACTCGCCAATGCTCTTACCAATATCGGCTACACCACCATCCGCAGCCCGCAATCAGGTATTATTGGCCTGATCCCTTATAAGATCGGCGCCCTTGTAAGCAGCACCACTTCCAACCCCCTCACCACCTTATCAAACAATTCCAATATATACGCCTATTTTTCATTAAATGAAAAACAACTGTTGGGCTTTACCAGCCGGCACGCAGGCAATACCATGCAGGAAAAACTCATGAGCCTTCCGCCGGTGAACCTCGTTCTTGCCGACGGAACGCTGTACAGTGAAACAGGCAAAATTGAGACCGCCAGCGGCTCTATTACCACCGCCACCGGAACCATCACGTTTAAAGGTACATTTCCCAACCCCGGCGGCGTCATACAAAATGGTGCCAGCGCCACCGTGCGCATCCCGCGCAGCGAAACAGCAGCACTGTTGATCCCGCAAAGTGCCACCTTCGAATTGCAGGACAAGCGCCTCGTGTACAGGCTCACTTCCGACAACAAGGTGATCAGCACGGCCATTACGTCCACTGCCACTCCGGACGGTCGATTCCTGATCATTCAAAATGGGTTAAACAAGGGCGACCGCATCGTGTTGAATGGCTTCAACCTGAAAGACGGCACCGTGGTTATTCCCAGGCCTGTAAATACGGATAGTCTTTATAATTTAAAAGACACCCTGCAAAATAATCTCTGA
- a CDS encoding efflux RND transporter permease subunit, whose translation MLKRFIERPVLSTVISVLIVLLGVLGVLKLPIEQYPYISPPTVQVNATYSGANTDAVLKSVIIPLEQQINGVEGMTYMTSTATNEGTANISIFFDVGRDPDQAAVDVQNRISAATGKLPQSVIQNGITVRKQQTSNVLIISVYSDKKDYDQTFLQNYAAINLIPQLQRVNGVGGANVFGNVMTYAMRIWLKPDVMSVYGVTPADVSTALAEQNVNAAPGVFGQNSNQPFQYVITYTGTLVTTDDFGNIIIKSMGNGQYLRLKDIARVELGAQTYTGSTATNGKPSLGIAISQTPGSNARDVIINCKTVVEQAAKAFPDGVKFIYLVDINTFLSASITKVVHTLVECFLLVFLVILIFLQDVRSTIIHGISVPVSIIGTFFFLYLFGFSVNLLTLFALVLAIGIVVDDAIVVVEAVHAKLEHGYTSPRKAAIDAMHEIAPAIISITLVMASVFLPVTFVTGSAGVFYRQFGITLAIAIMISALNALTLCPALAAMFLKPPAHIQDTPEGEKRSWGKRFGTAFNAGYGVLVTKYTKGVHYLAKRAGLVFVIILIFAAAFLLLMKTTPTSFVPSEDMGTIFVNVTLPPGSTMERVREVDAQVDSVVHKLPQVAATMRMMGRNFIAGSGSSYGMVIIRLKPWDERPGVSDKDLIKKLIKSTAFITGAKITFMQQPTISGFGTSGGFTFQLQDRAAHSTADFYKVGQNFLNELSKRPEIQYAATSFNPNFPQYLLSVNVAKCKDAGIPATTILSTMGVFYGSAYVSNFNEFGQQYQVILQAAPSYTASTQGLNNIMVRASDGSMNPISEYITLKRIYGPESVTRFNMYNSMSVNGSPNSGYSTGQSLKAISEEAAKTLPPGYSFEYSGISREEQNSGSQTIYVFILSLVFVYLLLSALYESYLLPFAVLLSLPVGLTGVFVFAKLFGLDNNIYMQISMIMLIGLLAKNAILIVEFALERRQNGMGLLESALEGAKARLRPILMTSFAFILGLMPLIFASGVGAYGNRSIGTGAIGGMLFGTVLGVFVIPALYIVFQGLQERIKTNKYDEHGELITDPENNSK comes from the coding sequence ATGTTAAAGCGATTTATAGAACGACCCGTATTGAGTACCGTGATATCAGTGCTCATTGTATTGTTGGGTGTGCTGGGCGTATTAAAGCTTCCCATAGAGCAATATCCCTACATTTCCCCGCCTACGGTTCAAGTAAACGCCACTTATAGCGGCGCCAATACCGACGCGGTTTTAAAAAGCGTTATCATCCCGCTGGAGCAGCAGATAAACGGAGTAGAGGGCATGACCTACATGACGTCCACCGCTACTAATGAAGGCACCGCCAACATCAGCATTTTTTTTGATGTGGGCCGCGACCCCGACCAGGCCGCAGTAGATGTACAAAACCGGATCTCCGCCGCCACCGGTAAATTGCCGCAGTCCGTTATACAAAACGGGATCACGGTGCGCAAACAACAAACCAGTAACGTATTGATCATTTCGGTTTACTCCGATAAAAAAGATTATGATCAAACCTTTTTGCAGAACTACGCTGCCATCAATCTTATCCCGCAATTGCAGCGGGTAAACGGCGTGGGAGGCGCCAACGTTTTTGGAAACGTAATGACCTATGCCATGCGCATCTGGCTAAAACCGGATGTGATGTCCGTGTACGGCGTTACCCCTGCTGATGTTTCTACGGCGCTTGCAGAACAAAATGTAAATGCAGCCCCCGGCGTGTTCGGGCAAAATTCGAACCAACCTTTTCAATATGTAATAACTTATACCGGCACCCTGGTTACCACGGATGATTTCGGCAATATCATTATTAAATCGATGGGCAACGGGCAGTACCTCCGCCTGAAAGATATTGCCCGCGTGGAACTGGGCGCGCAAACCTATACCGGATCTACCGCCACTAATGGAAAACCCTCGTTGGGCATCGCTATCAGTCAAACGCCGGGATCTAATGCACGGGATGTGATCATCAATTGTAAAACCGTTGTGGAGCAGGCGGCCAAAGCCTTTCCGGATGGCGTTAAATTTATTTACCTGGTAGATATCAATACTTTCCTCAGCGCCTCCATCACCAAAGTAGTGCATACGCTGGTAGAATGTTTCCTGCTGGTATTTTTGGTGATCCTTATTTTCCTGCAGGACGTCCGTTCTACCATCATCCACGGCATCTCCGTTCCGGTTTCCATCATTGGCACCTTCTTTTTTCTTTATCTGTTCGGGTTCAGTGTAAACCTGCTGACCCTTTTTGCACTGGTACTGGCCATCGGCATCGTGGTGGATGATGCCATTGTAGTGGTAGAGGCCGTGCACGCCAAACTGGAACATGGCTACACGTCGCCACGAAAAGCAGCCATTGATGCCATGCACGAAATAGCACCGGCTATTATTTCCATCACTCTGGTAATGGCATCGGTGTTTTTACCGGTTACTTTTGTTACGGGATCGGCGGGCGTTTTTTATCGGCAGTTTGGTATTACGCTGGCCATCGCCATTATGATCTCCGCGTTAAATGCATTGACCCTTTGTCCGGCTCTCGCCGCCATGTTCTTAAAGCCTCCCGCCCATATACAGGATACCCCCGAAGGAGAAAAGAGGAGCTGGGGCAAACGCTTTGGAACCGCTTTTAACGCCGGCTATGGCGTGCTGGTAACCAAGTACACTAAAGGCGTGCACTACCTGGCCAAAAGAGCCGGACTTGTTTTTGTAATTATTTTGATTTTTGCAGCGGCATTCCTCCTGCTGATGAAAACCACGCCTACCAGTTTTGTGCCGAGTGAGGATATGGGGACTATTTTCGTAAATGTAACATTGCCACCGGGCTCTACCATGGAACGCGTGCGGGAAGTGGATGCACAGGTAGACAGCGTGGTGCACAAACTGCCCCAGGTAGCCGCCACCATGCGTATGATGGGTCGTAACTTTATTGCAGGCAGCGGTTCCTCTTATGGAATGGTGATCATCCGGCTAAAGCCCTGGGATGAGCGACCGGGCGTTTCGGATAAGGATCTGATCAAAAAACTAATTAAGTCTACTGCATTTATCACGGGCGCCAAGATCACTTTTATGCAGCAGCCTACCATTTCAGGCTTCGGAACCAGCGGGGGCTTTACCTTTCAGCTACAGGACCGGGCCGCACATTCCACGGCTGATTTTTATAAGGTAGGGCAAAATTTCTTAAACGAATTGAGCAAACGGCCGGAGATACAATATGCCGCTACCTCATTCAATCCCAATTTTCCGCAATATCTTTTATCCGTAAATGTTGCCAAATGTAAAGATGCCGGCATTCCTGCTACCACCATATTAAGCACCATGGGTGTCTTTTATGGCAGCGCTTACGTCAGCAACTTTAATGAATTTGGCCAGCAATACCAGGTGATCCTGCAAGCCGCCCCCAGTTATACCGCCAGCACCCAGGGGCTTAACAATATTATGGTGCGCGCCAGTGATGGGTCTATGAACCCGATTTCGGAATATATCACTTTAAAAAGAATTTACGGACCCGAATCCGTAACCCGTTTCAACATGTATAATTCCATGTCGGTAAACGGCTCGCCCAACAGCGGCTACAGTACCGGGCAATCCTTAAAGGCTATTTCAGAAGAAGCCGCAAAAACGCTGCCGCCGGGTTATAGTTTTGAATATTCCGGCATCAGCCGTGAAGAACAAAACAGCGGATCGCAAACCATTTATGTATTTATATTAAGTCTGGTTTTTGTGTACCTGCTCCTAAGTGCTTTATATGAAAGTTACCTGTTGCCCTTTGCTGTGTTGCTTTCATTACCGGTAGGGTTAACAGGCGTTTTTGTATTTGCAAAATTGTTCGGGCTCGATAACAATATTTACATGCAGATCTCCATGATCATGCTGATCGGCCTGTTGGCAAAAAACGCCATCCTTATTGTAGAGTTTGCGCTGGAACGCCGCCAGAACGGGATGGGCCTGCTGGAATCTGCACTTGAAGGCGCAAAAGCAAGACTGCGCCCCATTTTAATGACCTCCTTTGCGTTTATCCTGGGTCTAATGCCTTTAATTTTTGCGTCCGGTGTAGGCGCTTATGGCAACCGTTCCATCGGCACGGGCGCCATCGGCGGTATGCTATTCGGAACGGTATTGGGCGTATTTGTAATACCTGCCTTATACATCGTGTTCCAGGGACTACAGGAAAGAATAAAAACAAATAAATACGATGAGCACGGGGAACTCATTACCGATCCTGAAAATAACAGTAAATAA
- a CDS encoding TolC family protein translates to MKPATALYKLTGIVLAIALLPACKVTQPYNSSKNISDQLYRGPATNDTTTIATLPWKELFTDTKLQALIEEGLHNNLDLKVALARMEAARANLNQANLAYLPSLQANASAGFYKPSGVQNIAKQVDQLYLSSSWQVDVWGKLKSLKRAALAAFLQSDAYKRAVQTQLVANIASGYYALMAYDAELSLTLATLQNRKEDVKTMQLLKDGDVVTGAAVVQSAANQYSVEVTIPDIKQNIRQTENLICNLIGRNPGPVDRDSLANDPIPTNLSTGLPAQLLANRPDVQQAEYQLRNAFEIVNVARTYFYPSLTITGQAGLYNTGIKNFFNGSSFLANIIGGLTQPIFNNGLNKQRLAVAKAQQKEYAADFQKALLNAGMEVSNALYQYQAAADKKAARTQQLENLEKAVSFTKQLLKYSNKANYTDVLTSEQSLLAAQLSSINDKLEQLQAIVALYSSLGGGWK, encoded by the coding sequence ATGAAACCTGCAACCGCACTATATAAATTAACAGGAATTGTTTTGGCAATCGCCTTGCTTCCCGCCTGTAAGGTTACGCAGCCTTACAACTCCTCAAAAAATATAAGCGATCAGTTATACCGCGGTCCGGCAACCAACGACACCACCACTATTGCAACCCTGCCCTGGAAAGAATTATTCACCGACACCAAACTTCAGGCGCTGATTGAAGAAGGCTTACATAATAACCTGGACCTAAAGGTGGCTTTGGCAAGAATGGAGGCCGCACGGGCCAATTTAAACCAGGCCAACCTGGCCTATCTGCCTTCCCTGCAGGCCAATGCCAGTGCAGGGTTCTATAAACCTTCGGGCGTTCAAAATATTGCAAAACAGGTAGATCAGCTTTACCTCAGCTCTAGCTGGCAGGTAGATGTCTGGGGAAAATTAAAAAGCCTGAAACGTGCAGCCCTCGCTGCTTTTCTGCAAAGCGATGCTTACAAAAGGGCCGTACAAACACAACTGGTGGCTAACATCGCCTCCGGATACTACGCGTTAATGGCCTATGATGCAGAACTGAGCCTGACGCTGGCTACCCTTCAGAACCGGAAAGAAGATGTAAAGACCATGCAGCTTCTAAAAGACGGGGATGTGGTTACCGGCGCAGCAGTGGTCCAAAGCGCCGCCAATCAATATTCTGTTGAAGTGACCATCCCTGACATTAAACAAAACATCCGGCAAACGGAGAACCTCATCTGCAATCTTATCGGTCGCAACCCCGGACCAGTGGATCGGGACAGTTTAGCTAATGATCCCATACCCACCAACCTGTCCACCGGCCTGCCCGCGCAATTACTCGCCAACCGCCCGGATGTGCAGCAGGCAGAGTACCAGTTACGCAATGCTTTTGAAATAGTAAACGTAGCACGCACCTATTTTTATCCCTCCCTTACCATCACCGGGCAGGCAGGGCTGTACAATACCGGTATTAAAAATTTCTTCAACGGCTCTTCGTTTCTTGCTAATATTATCGGGGGCCTTACGCAACCCATCTTCAATAATGGGCTGAATAAACAACGCCTTGCCGTTGCCAAAGCACAACAAAAGGAATATGCCGCCGATTTTCAAAAAGCATTATTGAATGCGGGCATGGAAGTATCCAATGCGCTCTATCAATACCAGGCAGCAGCCGATAAGAAAGCTGCCCGTACGCAGCAACTGGAGAATCTTGAAAAAGCCGTTTCCTTTACCAAGCAATTATTAAAATACTCCAACAAGGCGAACTATACCGATGTGCTCACTTCCGAGCAAAGCCTGCTGGCGGCGCAGTTAAGCAGCATCAATGATAAGCTGGAACAGTTGCAGGCTATCGTGGCACTCTATTCAAGCCTCGGTGGCGGGTGGAAATGA